CGCTGAAGGACCAGAACCCGATCTACCACGACGTCAACGCGGCGCGCGCCGCCGGCTTCGACGACGTCCCTGCGCCGCCCACGTTCTCGTTCGCGATGAACCACATGGGCGCGCGCCGTGAGGACCAGCCGCCCGACCCGACCGGCGGCAACAACCCGATGCACAAGGCGATGGGTCAGCTCATGGGCCAGGGCGGCATCGTCCTGCACGGGGAGCAGGAGTTCGAGTACCACCGGCCGATCGTCGTCGGCGACGTCCTCGTCAGCGAGGGCAAGGTCGTCGACATGTACGAGCGCGAGAGCAAGGGACGCACGATGACGTTCGTCGTGATGGAGACCGTCTGGCGCGACGACAAGACGGGCGACCCCGTCGTCACCGAGCGGTTCAACCTGATCCACCGCAAGTAGCGGCGCGCGCCCGTCGGCCGGGTCAGCGCACGAGCATCGTCATCGCGACGAGCACGAC
This genomic window from Acidimicrobiia bacterium contains:
- a CDS encoding MaoC family dehydratase N-terminal domain-containing protein, with protein sequence MTVDPEIIGQPTGAARVHVERGPVSYFAAALKDQNPIYHDVNAARAAGFDDVPAPPTFSFAMNHMGARREDQPPDPTGGNNPMHKAMGQLMGQGGIVLHGEQEFEYHRPIVVGDVLVSEGKVVDMYERESKGRTMTFVVMETVWRDDKTGDPVVTERFNLIHRK